A window of the Teredinibacter franksiae genome harbors these coding sequences:
- the phoB gene encoding phosphate regulon transcriptional regulator PhoB, with protein sequence MVDKKILVVDDERAIRDMLRVALEMADYTVMEAGDAQEAHKIIVDARPDLILLDWMMPGISGIELARRLKSDEVTREIPIILLTAKSEEDNKIQGLDLGADDYITKPFSPRELVARLRAVLRRSDALASGEPIAVEGLCLDPVSHRVTISDLPIQLGPTEYRLLEFFLTHQERVYSRNHLLDCVWGGNVYVEERTVDVHIRRLRKAIQLGGHDRLVQTIRGAGYRFSNKFLVTTE encoded by the coding sequence ATGGTTGATAAAAAGATTCTTGTCGTTGACGACGAACGCGCTATACGCGATATGCTCCGGGTAGCGCTGGAAATGGCCGACTACACCGTGATGGAAGCGGGTGATGCTCAGGAGGCCCATAAGATCATCGTGGATGCCCGCCCAGACCTTATCCTGCTCGATTGGATGATGCCGGGTATTAGTGGTATAGAGCTGGCGCGACGTCTCAAAAGTGATGAGGTGACTCGGGAGATTCCCATCATTCTGCTTACCGCCAAAAGCGAAGAAGACAACAAAATCCAAGGGTTGGATCTTGGTGCCGATGATTACATTACCAAGCCTTTCTCTCCCCGTGAACTGGTGGCCCGTTTGCGCGCGGTGCTGCGCCGTAGCGATGCGCTGGCGAGTGGCGAACCTATCGCGGTAGAGGGACTTTGCCTAGACCCTGTTAGCCACCGGGTGACTATCAGCGATCTGCCGATACAGTTAGGGCCAACCGAATACCGGCTGTTGGAGTTCTTCCTTACTCATCAAGAAAGAGTATACTCCCGCAATCACTTGCTGGACTGTGTGTGGGGCGGCAATGTCTATGTTGAAGAGCGAACAGTCGATGTGCATATTCGACGTTTACGCAAGGCGATTCAACTGGGTGGCCACGACAGGTTGGTACAGACCATTCGTGGTGCAGGTTATCGCTTCTCCAATAAATTTTTGGTAACAACTGAATAA
- a CDS encoding GNAT family N-acetyltransferase: protein MQIQFLTSILDCSASEWDALWPLAYPFTKHAFLAALETSGSTTAETGWQPAHVLVRQNGQVVAVMPLYQKSHSYGEYVFDWSWADACQRAGIQYYPKLLCAIPFTPATGPRLGFIASLTTAQKQEAVQTIEQAVQEKLEQLGGSGFHCLFPSAKERPLFSNEKYAQRQGCQFHWFNANFESFDDFLSTFNSRKRKNIKRERQKVVAQGLCFNMRLAAELNSDDWKSFYLLYQRTYFKRSGHQGYLTADFFQQLAKALPQQVLLCSAHKHNLDSPMVAGALYLRDSSTLYGRYWGTQEDLDGLHFETCYYQGIDYAIKEKLQRFDPGAQGEHKIQRGFTPVKTCSYHWLKIPELHNAVKHFVVEEQQHNNAYCEDGRRYLPFKEGCNVVSSEKLLENF from the coding sequence TTGCAGATACAATTTCTAACATCCATCCTCGATTGCTCAGCCAGTGAGTGGGACGCGCTTTGGCCCCTTGCTTACCCCTTTACAAAACATGCCTTTCTTGCAGCACTTGAAACTTCGGGAAGCACAACAGCTGAAACCGGGTGGCAGCCCGCGCATGTGCTAGTACGACAAAATGGGCAGGTTGTTGCTGTTATGCCGTTGTACCAAAAAAGCCATTCATACGGAGAGTATGTGTTCGATTGGAGCTGGGCCGACGCCTGCCAGCGAGCGGGTATTCAATATTACCCCAAACTGCTGTGCGCAATACCCTTCACGCCGGCCACCGGGCCAAGATTAGGTTTTATAGCGAGTTTAACTACTGCACAAAAGCAAGAGGCTGTTCAAACTATTGAGCAGGCCGTGCAAGAAAAGCTGGAGCAGTTGGGGGGGTCGGGTTTTCACTGTTTATTTCCCTCCGCAAAAGAGCGGCCATTATTTTCTAACGAAAAATACGCCCAGCGACAGGGGTGCCAATTTCACTGGTTTAACGCAAACTTTGAAAGCTTTGATGATTTTTTGTCGACGTTTAATTCGCGTAAAAGAAAAAACATTAAACGTGAACGTCAAAAAGTTGTGGCGCAGGGGCTATGCTTTAACATGCGACTTGCCGCTGAATTGAATAGCGACGACTGGAAAAGCTTTTATCTTTTGTACCAGCGGACTTACTTTAAACGCAGTGGCCACCAAGGGTATTTAACCGCTGATTTTTTTCAGCAATTGGCAAAAGCCTTACCGCAGCAAGTGCTGTTGTGTAGCGCGCATAAGCATAATCTAGACAGCCCAATGGTGGCCGGCGCTCTCTACCTTAGAGACAGCAGCACACTTTACGGTCGCTATTGGGGTACGCAGGAAGATCTTGATGGCCTGCATTTCGAGACCTGTTATTACCAGGGTATTGACTACGCGATAAAAGAAAAATTGCAGCGTTTTGACCCTGGTGCTCAGGGAGAGCATAAAATACAGCGTGGGTTTACGCCGGTTAAAACCTGCTCCTATCATTGGTTGAAAATCCCTGAATTACACAATGCGGTGAAACACTTTGTAGTGGAAGAGCAGCAGCACAATAACGCCTACTGTGAAGATGGCAGGCGTTATTTGCCGTTCAAAGAAGGGTGTAATGTTGTGTCTAGTGAAAAATTACTTGAGAACTTTTGA
- a CDS encoding YMGG-like glycine zipper-containing protein has protein sequence MLVTRSPLGAVVGSAVGSVVGAAVGSAVGAAVGSVVGAVVGAAVGVELAGSPSPPQAVKIEKKQRKQATRIAI, from the coding sequence ATGCTGGTTACCCGGTCTCCATTAGGTGCAGTTGTGGGCTCTGCTGTGGGCTCTGTTGTAGGCGCTGCTGTGGGCTCTGCTGTAGGCGCTGCTGTGGGCTCTGTTGTAGGTGCTGTTGTAGGCGCTGCTGTGGGAGTCGAACTGGCAGGATCTCCATCTCCACCACAGGCTGTCAAAATAGAGAAAAAGCAAAGAAAACAGGCGACTCGAATAGCCATTTGA
- a CDS encoding HU family DNA-binding protein → MRKTDLIQTVAKAANLSSREADDAVSSLFEQITNALARNESISLVGFGSFTPKKRAARTGKNPQTGETLHIPEKRQVQFKPSAKLRALVDQ, encoded by the coding sequence ATGCGAAAAACTGACCTTATCCAAACCGTGGCCAAAGCCGCAAACCTATCGTCACGCGAGGCCGACGACGCTGTGTCCAGCTTGTTCGAACAAATCACCAATGCACTCGCGCGCAACGAATCAATTTCACTTGTGGGCTTTGGCAGCTTTACCCCTAAAAAACGCGCCGCCCGTACGGGTAAAAACCCGCAAACTGGCGAAACACTGCACATTCCAGAAAAAAGGCAGGTGCAGTTTAAACCCAGCGCAAAACTGCGCGCTCTCGTCGACCAATAA
- a CDS encoding GDYXXLXY domain-containing protein, whose amino-acid sequence MISRSLIRKLIIVAIAAQLLVLLVMAGKREFILAKGDIVYLRSAPIDPRDPFRGDFVRLQYDFNRISISEYHGQKPFAKFRRGDIIYGVLKPQDDQVYFVNHFTDSPTNDELAIKGRITTKAYSRQPNPTHLNAKFGIEQYFVQQGKGKEMEATLGSRNSLQVPVEMKIALGDDGTAVIGDHRWSNIGVQLSFERATPRASNSSEGDAIISPLILVSLENVSNKALVFATRGDDCDFSLSQVDQDQSKVNIDTGCTENAKKTAQLISLAPGENHTVEIDMSKPRWHFMDKKGNTIEMGEGNLWRRYRLRYTAPLADNAWQGFMNTPAFRTTGNID is encoded by the coding sequence ATGATTAGTCGATCACTTATACGCAAGCTCATCATTGTGGCCATTGCTGCACAATTATTGGTATTACTGGTAATGGCCGGCAAACGAGAATTCATTCTAGCCAAGGGTGATATCGTTTATTTGCGCTCAGCCCCCATAGACCCACGCGACCCCTTCCGGGGTGATTTTGTACGTTTACAATATGACTTTAACCGCATTTCTATAAGCGAGTACCACGGACAAAAACCGTTCGCCAAATTCCGTCGAGGCGACATTATTTACGGCGTGTTAAAACCTCAAGATGACCAGGTTTATTTCGTTAATCACTTTACCGACTCTCCCACCAACGATGAACTTGCCATCAAGGGGCGGATCACAACCAAAGCCTATTCCCGGCAGCCGAATCCAACGCATCTCAACGCTAAATTCGGTATTGAGCAATATTTTGTGCAACAGGGTAAAGGCAAAGAAATGGAAGCCACACTGGGTAGCCGCAACAGCTTGCAAGTTCCGGTAGAAATGAAAATCGCTCTAGGAGACGACGGCACGGCGGTTATTGGTGATCACCGCTGGAGTAATATTGGCGTTCAATTATCTTTTGAAAGAGCAACCCCCAGGGCCAGCAACTCAAGTGAAGGTGATGCTATTATCAGCCCGCTGATTCTGGTGTCTTTGGAAAACGTGTCTAACAAGGCTTTGGTTTTTGCTACCAGAGGAGACGACTGTGATTTTTCTCTAAGCCAAGTCGACCAAGACCAATCCAAGGTCAATATCGACACTGGCTGCACAGAAAATGCCAAAAAAACGGCTCAACTTATCAGCCTTGCACCGGGCGAAAATCACACCGTCGAAATAGACATGAGCAAGCCCCGTTGGCATTTTATGGATAAGAAAGGCAATACAATTGAAATGGGGGAGGGTAATCTTTGGCGAAGATATCGGCTGCGCTATACGGCTCCATTAGCGGACAACGCTTGGCAGGGCTTTATGAATACACCCGCATTCCGAACAACCGGAAATATTGACTAG
- the phoR gene encoding phosphate regulon sensor histidine kinase PhoR, whose translation MFRKGIATELWWLMVYLCVALAIGFMLGAVWPALFLGALVYLGWILYQIQQLEKWVTVVRVNGLRDHKLRGIWGEVAEDIELMIKRADKGKHRLQQVVARVQDMTSALTDGVIIVDNDDNIEWCNRSAERQFDFEPQDIGRKLTNYIRHPTFVSYYDSDEYEEPLDLPSKHHEGEFLQFHIHRFGEGDRLVIVRDITRVANLERMRKDFVANVSHELRTPLTVLGGYLETMVDAADNLPPTWARALDQMRDQTKRMTSLITDLLTLSRLETEDRQTGQEPVSLRPLIEQIIADAKVLSGDHQHVFNVDCEPSIQLVGQENELRSAFANLVYNAVNYTPDGREISVDVELTPLQLIVKIKDNGNGIEPRHLPRLTERFYRIDEGRSRESGGTGLGLSIVKHILMRHDAELRIRSKMHKGSTFSCHFPLKRFTNSSVEQVHS comes from the coding sequence ATGTTTCGAAAGGGTATAGCGACCGAACTCTGGTGGCTGATGGTGTATCTGTGCGTGGCACTGGCGATAGGCTTTATGCTGGGCGCTGTTTGGCCGGCCCTGTTCCTTGGTGCATTGGTGTATCTCGGCTGGATACTCTATCAAATTCAACAACTTGAAAAGTGGGTTACCGTCGTTCGGGTAAACGGTCTGCGAGACCATAAATTGCGCGGTATCTGGGGAGAAGTTGCTGAAGATATTGAGCTAATGATTAAGCGCGCGGATAAGGGCAAGCACCGTTTGCAACAGGTGGTTGCCCGTGTGCAGGACATGACGTCGGCACTCACGGATGGCGTTATCATTGTCGATAATGACGATAATATTGAGTGGTGCAACCGCTCCGCCGAGCGACAGTTTGATTTTGAACCTCAGGACATCGGCCGCAAGCTTACCAACTACATTCGTCACCCCACCTTTGTTAGTTACTACGACAGTGACGAGTACGAAGAGCCTTTAGACTTGCCCTCCAAGCATCATGAAGGCGAATTTCTGCAATTTCATATACACCGTTTTGGTGAAGGCGATCGTTTAGTCATTGTTCGCGATATTACCCGTGTCGCCAATCTTGAGCGCATGCGCAAAGACTTCGTCGCAAATGTCTCCCATGAATTACGTACACCGCTTACGGTGTTAGGTGGCTATCTGGAAACGATGGTTGACGCCGCCGATAACCTGCCGCCGACTTGGGCGCGCGCATTGGATCAAATGCGTGATCAGACCAAGCGTATGACCTCATTGATTACTGATCTTCTCACGCTCTCGCGGCTTGAAACCGAAGACCGGCAAACCGGCCAAGAGCCGGTGAGTTTGCGGCCATTAATCGAACAAATTATTGCGGATGCGAAAGTGCTGAGTGGGGACCACCAGCATGTGTTCAATGTTGATTGTGAACCCTCCATTCAGCTTGTTGGGCAAGAAAATGAGCTTCGCAGTGCGTTCGCTAACCTGGTGTATAACGCGGTGAACTACACACCGGATGGGCGTGAAATCTCTGTGGATGTAGAGCTCACTCCGCTGCAACTCATAGTAAAAATTAAAGATAACGGTAATGGTATTGAACCCCGTCACTTGCCACGGTTAACCGAGCGTTTTTATCGTATAGATGAGGGGCGTTCTCGGGAGTCGGGTGGCACTGGCCTCGGTCTTTCAATTGTGAAACATATTCTTATGCGGCATGATGCGGAGCTGAGAATTCGCAGTAAAATGCACAAGGGCAGTACCTTCTCCTGTCATTTTCCGTTAAAACGTTTTACCAATAGTTCGGTTGAACAAGTACACTCCTGA
- a CDS encoding right-handed parallel beta-helix repeat-containing protein gives MSASNIDDGLPQQIEAVVSPSNAANPSVSWSVDDTSIATISSDGVITPKMDGAVTVTAMALDGSETTDTVDLTIQLLGSVVDSESAILSALSGASAGSIIYIRGGSYQFSSKISLSKNGSSNSKIGLRAYPYDSERPLFDFSAMSENSSNRGLALSGDYWHIYGIDVYKAGDNCLNISGDNNTVEFSTFYECADTGLQLGNGASNNLILNSDSYFNADSSNENADGFAAKLDVGTGNRFVGCRAWNNLDDGWDGYLRPVDGITTTYENCWAIDNGKNKSGTVGLGDGNGFKTGGSDTKDLSHNAIYKNCIAAGNVHDGFDHNSNRGEVTLLNCAAHSNGRNINFSSSNIAASLTIKNTVSFSGSSSDSLNATMKDITFNSWQNGLSASSADFESVDTQLLKAPRKSDGSLPDIDYLKLKVSSDLIDAGVDVNLPYNGSQPDVGAFESD, from the coding sequence TTGAGCGCTAGCAATATTGACGACGGATTACCGCAGCAGATAGAGGCGGTAGTGAGCCCCTCGAATGCGGCTAATCCTAGCGTAAGCTGGAGTGTGGACGATACCAGTATTGCCACCATTTCGTCAGATGGTGTGATTACGCCCAAAATGGATGGGGCCGTAACGGTTACCGCCATGGCTCTGGATGGTTCCGAAACTACGGATACCGTGGATCTCACTATTCAGTTACTGGGTTCAGTGGTTGATAGTGAAAGTGCAATTCTTTCGGCTTTATCCGGTGCTTCGGCGGGCAGCATCATTTATATTCGCGGTGGTAGCTATCAGTTCAGCTCAAAAATCTCACTCAGTAAAAATGGCAGTAGTAATTCTAAAATAGGCTTGCGAGCATACCCCTACGATAGCGAAAGACCGTTGTTTGATTTTTCTGCGATGTCTGAGAATTCGAGCAATCGTGGGTTAGCCTTATCCGGGGACTATTGGCATATCTACGGTATCGATGTGTATAAGGCGGGCGACAACTGCTTAAACATCAGTGGCGATAACAATACAGTGGAATTTTCCACGTTCTATGAATGTGCCGATACCGGATTACAGTTAGGTAATGGTGCTAGCAATAATCTTATATTGAACAGTGACTCCTATTTTAACGCTGATTCTTCTAATGAGAATGCAGATGGGTTTGCGGCAAAACTCGACGTAGGTACAGGTAATAGATTTGTTGGGTGTCGCGCATGGAACAACCTAGATGATGGCTGGGATGGTTATCTGCGGCCTGTTGATGGTATTACCACTACCTATGAAAATTGCTGGGCCATTGATAACGGCAAAAACAAAAGCGGTACAGTTGGGCTTGGTGACGGCAATGGTTTTAAAACCGGTGGTAGTGATACCAAAGACCTGAGTCATAACGCCATCTATAAAAACTGTATCGCTGCGGGGAATGTGCACGACGGTTTTGACCACAACAGTAATCGTGGTGAGGTTACCTTGTTGAACTGCGCTGCACATAGTAACGGTCGCAATATTAATTTTAGTAGCAGCAATATTGCCGCATCGTTAACCATTAAAAATACTGTTTCCTTTAGTGGTAGCAGTAGCGATAGTCTGAATGCTACGATGAAAGACATTACCTTTAATAGTTGGCAAAATGGCCTTTCCGCCAGCAGTGCAGATTTTGAAAGTGTTGATACGCAATTGCTAAAAGCCCCGCGTAAAAGCGATGGTAGCCTGCCCGATATTGATTACTTAAAGTTAAAGGTTAGCAGCGATTTGATTGATGCGGGTGTGGATGTAAATTTGCCGTATAACGGTAGCCAGCCAGATGTTGGAGCCTTCGAAAGCGACTAG
- the ubiA gene encoding 4-hydroxybenzoate octaprenyltransferase, with protein MNAHSNKHTLPASPGKLISYFRLMRLNRPVGIYLVLWPTLWSLWLAAEGVPDLKMLSIFVAGVVLMRSAGCVINDFADRKVDGHVKRTAGRPIVVGHVSAFEAAALFVLLAFSAFVLVLFTNELTVYLSFGGVALAFIYPFMKRYTHLPQVVLGAAFAWAVPMAFAAQAGELSPDIWVLYTAVVLWTVAYDTFYAMVDRDDDIKIGVKSTAILFGEADRVMTGVLQFMTVMALGMVGQKFELGWIYSLSVLLAACLMVWQQFLIRNRERQACFKAFLNNNWVGMVLFVGLLLDYQLLHQ; from the coding sequence ATGAATGCCCACTCGAACAAGCACACACTGCCGGCCTCACCGGGGAAACTGATCAGTTATTTTCGCCTGATGCGACTTAACCGCCCTGTTGGTATTTACTTGGTGCTGTGGCCAACGTTGTGGTCGCTGTGGCTTGCGGCAGAAGGGGTTCCGGACCTAAAAATGCTGAGTATTTTTGTTGCTGGTGTTGTGTTAATGCGATCGGCGGGCTGTGTTATTAATGATTTTGCCGATCGCAAAGTCGATGGTCATGTAAAACGCACGGCTGGCCGCCCGATAGTCGTTGGCCATGTGTCAGCTTTCGAAGCGGCGGCACTGTTTGTATTGCTGGCATTTAGCGCATTTGTGCTGGTGCTTTTTACCAACGAACTTACGGTCTATCTGTCTTTTGGTGGCGTTGCGCTGGCGTTTATTTACCCCTTTATGAAGCGCTACACCCACCTGCCACAGGTAGTGCTAGGGGCCGCTTTTGCCTGGGCGGTGCCGATGGCGTTCGCCGCTCAGGCGGGGGAGCTTAGCCCCGACATCTGGGTGTTGTACACCGCCGTCGTTCTGTGGACTGTGGCTTATGATACTTTTTACGCCATGGTCGATCGTGATGACGATATTAAAATCGGGGTGAAATCCACGGCCATACTGTTTGGCGAGGCTGACCGGGTAATGACCGGCGTTCTACAGTTTATGACGGTGATGGCGCTAGGTATGGTTGGTCAGAAATTTGAGCTGGGTTGGATCTATAGCCTCTCGGTTTTGCTGGCGGCTTGTTTGATGGTGTGGCAGCAGTTCCTTATTCGCAATCGAGAGCGGCAAGCATGCTTTAAAGCGTTTTTAAATAATAACTGGGTTGGTATGGTGCTTTTCGTGGGCCTGCTGTTGGACTACCAATTACTGCACCAATAA